The stretch of DNA GTGGCAGAAAACAAGGGAACAGGAACACGCGCTTTGGAGAAAGTTGCCTTTCTAACATATTTAGGAGACGACAAAGTGGGAGAAGTCGGCTTCGTCAATGGTCTAGAAGGGAATAAGCAAACGATTGTTTATTCTCAAGTTGTAGAAAACGATGAAATTAGTATCTATTATTTTGAAGATGGCCAGCTACAACACCATACTTTCACACAAGCAGAACAGGACGAATTTCGACGATGGTTACAGAGGCTGAGTGTAACGAAGCCATAAGAGTAGTGTGTTCAGCAGGATGACGATTTGAGATTTCAGGTTGTTTATCACGATCAATCGTAAATTAAAAATATACTAAGATTAGTAGGCAAGGTCATTGACGGATGGCCTTACCCACTATTTTTCTTTCTATTAATTAATGCCTGTAATTCTTTTGTTTCTTTTTCATTCATATTCTCAGGTTCCTTCTTTATTGTGACTGCTTTCAAATCAGTTATATATAGATAATAACGGTCATTATCTTCTTTAATTTGATTAAATTCACTCCAATTAAATCTCTCCGTTGAATTTTTAGATTCCTTTACCAATTCATCATCAGATAGAACTAAAGAAAAATCCCCTGTTAAATGTTGATGATGTCTAAGTACATCTTTTCTAAAACGATTTATCATTCCATGCCTATAAATTATCGATAGTAAGGGGGAAAATATTATAGAAACAGTTATTCCAAACCATATTGAATCCCCTGGTGTATGAGTAATGAATAAATAAAGATAAATTAATAAAAAATATATTATTGTATATATTGTTTTAGTTTTTATATGATATTTAGTTTTTGATATTGCGTTTTTTTGCTGAGCAATCAAATCTTTTTCTGTTAAATTATATTTCGCTATCAACTTTTTGCCTCCTAGTAAAACTAATTCATTTATATTTGATTAATTTTGTTTTCTATGTATGTCTGGTACTCATTTACTTCTTTATGATTCATGTTGTCTGGTTCCTTCTTTATTGTTATTGCACGTAAGTCTGTAATATACAAGAAATATAGATCATCATCATCTTCAAATTTTTGAATATCCTTCCATTTAATTATTTCTGTTAGATTTGTAGATTCTTTTTTAAATTCATCTTCAGATAGGATTAAAGTAAAATTCCCCATTTTATTTTTATGATGTTTAAAAATATCTTTTTTGAACCGTTTTAATATAGCCCTCTCATAAGAGTTCCATAAAAATGGAGCGACAATTAAACATAGCACCATCCCAAGTATTAGATCATTTTTTGAGAAACCATAAATAAATAAAATGAACACTACAAATACAAAAAAAACAACTAATTGCATTATTCTAGATTTCTTATGGAATTTAGTATTCTTTATAGCATTTTTTTGCTGAGCAATTAAGTCTTTATCTGTTATATCGAATTTTGCGATCATATGTAAAAAAACCCCTTATTATTGTTTCTATTAAACTAAATAACAGTTGACGATACGGTGATCCACTTGGTTTTGCAACAAGTACTACTTTCTATTATTTTTTTCTGTATGGTAATTTATTTTTTAATAACTGATTAACGTCTTCATACTGTTCGTCAGCTTTGACAGGATAAACAAAATCAATACTATCTGCGTAAATTAAAAAACAATTATCCTCTTTGCTGTAATAATCAACATTTCCCCAGTTACTTGCCATATTTTTTTCTTTCTTTTGGTCATTAGGATGTACTTTAACATGAATGTCATTTTCAGATAGTGTTGTGCGGTAGTCACCCAGCAAACCGGTATTATCTTTCGTCAAACGCTTGTATGTATTTTTCAAAGCATCTTTTCTATGTTCTTTAAGAGCTAGAACAGGAGTGGTTATGAAGCAAATAAGCACTAATAACAAATACACATAAATACCATCCCCTATAATGAGAGAGATTGGATAAGATACAATAAGTGATATTAATAACACGCTTAGAACAGTCCATTTTTTTGCCTTTTTAGCTTTTGAGCTATTTTCGTAATAATTATTAGCCAAACTTTGAATATCCTCTTCATTTATATTGTAACTTAACTCAATTTTTGTCATAGTTAGCCTCCCTTTACAACTTAAAAATCTGATTTTATCACACTAATCAAATAATTTGATTCAACATGTTTCATTTTAACATAAAATTATTGGATACAATTATCCTTATTACCTTTTTGATGAATGAAGTAATGTGAAAATGTCTATCACTTTGTTCATAGTTCAAAAGATTTGTCAAGAAAATTTATTAAACATTCTTATCTCCATGTGCACAAATGTTCTTGGTGAACTATTGATAGCAGGTAATCTCATAGTTTATCCTTGTATTAACAAAGAAAAAGGAGGTTTGGGGATATGTCGAAGGGGAGAGTTTTTTCAGGGGTTCGTATAAAGGAAGAAAATGCAGTTAAAATCGATGAATTAATAGGACATTTTCAAGGACAGATATCACTTGGAAGTGTACACAAACAGGATGTTGTAGATTTGGCAATTGAAAAACTTCATGAGGAAATCTTTAGGCAGCGTTATCAACTTCAAGTGTAAATAGATGGTGGCCATTCTAATCAGGGAAGACATAACAAAAACCATGCGAAACCCCGCGATGGTTTTGTAGATCAGTGAGAAAGCACTGAATCTAATCAATTCTTTTATAGATGCAAAAAAATAGCCCTCGATGCGACATTGGCAACAGGAGCTAGATACAGATTTAAAGTTACTGACCGGTCCAGGGTCAGAACTACTTGGTTTCGAGTTGTACAAGACACATCACCAAACAAAAAATGAGAGAGGTGTATGCCATATGGTCGACACAACCATGGTATCTACTACTAATATTAACATTAATTCCGAAAAAAAACAAAGAGTTATATACGATGAAGGAATCAAATTCATATCGAATGGCGATGAATATAATGATGAAACGATGAGTGATAATGATGCCGGTGGTAATGGTGGAAGTATCGCCGATGGGGATGCAGTAGGAAGTAGCGATGATGACAGCCATACGAACCGTCGTGTGCAAGTACCCGATGATGTTTACGTTCCTGAGTACCTTTCGCGGTTTTTGAACGATCTAAAACTTCCAGAGCAAATTAATAAAAGTTTTCTATTAGATGTTGGAGAAGAAGCACTTAAATCCAAAATACAATTCGTAGAAGAATTCAACATGACCATTAAATCAGGAAAAAAGCGAATTCCTGACAAGCTGGACTTTGATGACGTGGCCATCATAATGATGTCTATATTTACATTCCGAAACATTCAAACGACGGAACGAGAGGAGGATACGCTGCTAGCTCTGCACGATATTAGCAAAGCATCGACTAAGATGGGGATATATAATAAGAGCAGGGGGTATCTTTACGAGGTAATGGAACGTCTGGCGCCAAAATTTGATCAGCGCGAAATGGACAAAGTGATCCACAAGATCGAAAGGTCAGTACCGAGAGTCGAGCAGACGAAGGAACGTCATTTGTTTGCGGTAAACAATGGGATCTACGATCAGAAAACGAGACAACTAATGCCGTTTAACCCTAAGTATGTGTATCTCACAAAAATTCCGGTGGAGTACAAAGCGCATCCAATTAACCCTGTGAAGACATCACCGGACGGGTATCAGTGGGACGTAGAGTCATGGCTACGCGAAATCATGGACAATGACGCGGGTTCAACAACTTTA from Oceanobacillus iheyensis HTE831 encodes:
- a CDS encoding YcxB family protein; amino-acid sequence: MIAKYNLTEKDLIAQQKNAISKTKYHIKTKTIYTIIYFLLIYLYLFITHTPGDSIWFGITVSIIFSPLLSIIYRHGMINRFRKDVLRHHQHLTGDFSLVLSDDELVKESKNSTERFNWSEFNQIKEDNDRYYLYITDLKAVTIKKEPENMNEKETKELQALINRKKNSG
- a CDS encoding DNA primase family protein gives rise to the protein MRHWQQELDTDLKLLTGPGSELLGFELYKTHHQTKNERGVCHMVDTTMVSTTNININSEKKQRVIYDEGIKFISNGDEYNDETMSDNDAGGNGGSIADGDAVGSSDDDSHTNRRVQVPDDVYVPEYLSRFLNDLKLPEQINKSFLLDVGEEALKSKIQFVEEFNMTIKSGKKRIPDKLDFDDVAIIMMSIFTFRNIQTTEREEDTLLALHDISKASTKMGIYNKSRGYLYEVMERLAPKFDQREMDKVIHKIERSVPRVEQTKERHLFAVNNGIYDQKTRQLMPFNPKYVYLTKIPVEYKAHPINPVKTSPDGYQWDVESWLREIMDNDAGSTTLMWQVIADCLQPNYSRHKSIWFYSEKGNNGKGTVGQLIKNLLGKGNYASLSVADFNHEFLKSSLVNVAANIADENDVDIYIDSVKDYKASVTGDDININIKYGQPLRIQFNGSNIQMMNGLPKTKDKSESFYRRIILVPFLKSFTNNGERTYIKDDYINQQEVLEYVLHKALNMDFDEFIVPARSAELLDCYREKNNSVMEFWNELKEEFVWDLLPTDFLYAIYEKWSEMNNPSGKLMGKRTFKDTLSTVISEQGDSWINKSNSKDAATVSNGNMDDDEPLITTFGLDGPNKNGKTNPWYASHYNGANTQKKRDFKRKPRYRGYIRA
- a CDS encoding YcxB family protein translates to MIAKFDITDKDLIAQQKNAIKNTKFHKKSRIMQLVVFFVFVVFILFIYGFSKNDLILGMVLCLIVAPFLWNSYERAILKRFKKDIFKHHKNKMGNFTLILSEDEFKKESTNLTEIIKWKDIQKFEDDDDLYFLYITDLRAITIKKEPDNMNHKEVNEYQTYIENKINQI